The genomic window GCAACTAATAAAGTTTTGACCTTTAAAAAAAAGTATTATGATTTTAACTTCAACTATGATGATTCTATATCATACAAAGAGATGTTAGATCTTGAGAAGCAACAACAAAAGTTATTAACCCTTTCTTTTAATGGTCTTGATCATCTCTTCGTTAAAAATTTCAGTGGAACTTATTGGTCATATGATCAATGTGTGTGGATAGATGCTATATCTTCAGTTGCAAGGTCTAGTGATTACAAAGATTCTTTTCTTTTTAATATTATTATGTCATCTTTGATGTTTGCTATGGCATATACTACCCAAAGTACTGGTCATTATGCACAATATCGTGACATTACAAAAGATAATCTTAGTGATATTCTTTTTTATAGAAAAAAGAATATTCTACCACTATTTAAACAAAAATTTAGTTCTTTGAAAGAGATTTACAATGGATCAAACAATTCTGATTTTGATCATAAATTTACAAATCTTGATTATGGAGAACTATTAAAGGATATTGAAGAAAACTCTATTGTTTATGCTGATCCTCCCTATCAATTTGTACATTATAGCAGGTTTTACCATGCTTTAGAGACTCTTGTAAAGTATGATTATCCTGAAGTAAAATTTAAAGGTAGATATAGAACAGATAGACATCAATCACCTTTTTGTATTAAAACTAAAGTAAAAA from Aquimarina sp. ERC-38 includes these protein-coding regions:
- a CDS encoding DNA adenine methylase, producing MGSKRSILNFVVNTIDDATEENNKRIYDLFGGSAVVSGSFRNKIAVTCNDIQSYTAILAGTYLNNYNWSKYDDNILDKIVKEATNKVLTFKKKYYDFNFNYDDSISYKEMLDLEKQQQKLLTLSFNGLDHLFVKNFSGTYWSYDQCVWIDAISSVARSSDYKDSFLFNIIMSSLMFAMAYTTQSTGHYAQYRDITKDNLSDILFYRKKNILPLFKQKFSSLKEIYNGSNNSDFDHKFTNLDYGELLKDIEENSIVYADPPYQFVHYSRFYHALETLVKYDYPEVKFKGRYRTDRHQSPFCIKTKVKNAFSSMFQSVFDKRSTLVLSYSDTGMITLDDLINLAGTHFRGYIISIKQIDYKHSTMGRQKDKNRDVKEALLVCKAPV